The following is a genomic window from Hymenobacter monticola.
TGGCCGTAGCAGTAAATAGGGTCCTGCCAGGTGATGGCCAGCACTTTTGGTGGGTTGGCGGGTTGGTGGGCGGGAGAGTTGACGAGGATTTTCATGCTTTGGCGGAGCGAGTCGGCCACGCGGTGGCCCTGCGCCTCGCGGCCGAGCAGGCGACCCAGCTCTTCCATGCCGGTGAAAACATCTTCCACTTTGCGAAAACGCATGTAGTACACCGGAATGCCCAGGTCCTGCAGGCGCTTGGCGTCATCGACGGAGGTGATGCCTTCGACGGTGAACACCACCTCGGGCTTGAGCGTGACGAGGCGCTCCAGGTCGAGCGGGTAGTTGTTGACGACGGGCTTGCTGAGCACGGCAACGGGGAAATTGTCCTGCGGGCAACGGGCCACGATGGTGGCGGTGTCGGCCACGGCGTAGAGCATTTCGGTCATGCTGGGGGCCAGTGCCAGCACGCGGCGCGGGTGTGCGGGCAGGGTGAGGGCCCGGCCCAGGCCATCGTGCACGGCCACGGGGGCGGCGGGTTTCGAATCGGACTGGCAACTTGCCAGCCACGCCAGCGGTAAAAGCAGCAACAGAAAACGCATGCGGCAAAGGTAGGCGTGCTACCCGGCGCGTGGCACTAGTATCCCGAAGCTCTGCTTCGGTTCGTTGAACAATTCGGACGCGAGCCGAAGCAGGAGCTTCGGGATACTCGTACCACAAGGCCCAGCAGTTTACCTTTGCCCCGTTCCAATTCCCCGCTCCATGATAGTAGTCACCGGCGCGGCCGGCTTCATTGCCAGCTGCCTTGTTTCCCGCCTCAACGCCGCCAATTTCAACGACATTGTGGTGGTGGACAATTTTTCCATCGAGAAGAAGCTGCCCAACATCGAAGGCAAGAAGCTGCGCGAGTACGTGGACCGCGAAACGTTCTTCGACTGGCTCGACGCCAACCACGAGCAGGTGGAATTCATCTTCCACCTCGGCGCCCGCACCGACACCACGGAGATGGACCCGGCCGTGTTTGACCTGCTCAACCTCAACTATTCCAAGCAAATGTGGCGGGCCTGCGTGCAGTACAACCTGCCGCTGGTGTACGCCTCCTCGGCCGCTACTTACGGCGACGGCACCTTGGGCTACACCGATACCGACGAGGCCCTGTTTCCGCTCTACCGCCCGCTGAACCCCTACGGTGACTCGAAAAACGACTTCGACAACTGGGCTCTGCAACAGGAAGAAAAGCCGTATTTCTGGGCCGGGCTGAAGTTTTTCAACGTGTACGGGCCCAACGAATATCACAAGGGCCGCATGGCCTCCGTGATATTTCACGCCTTCCATCAGATTCAGCAGACGGGCTCAATGATGCTGTTTAAGTCGCACCACCCCGACTACACCGACGGCGGCCAGATGCGCGACTTTGTGTACGTGAAGGACGTGGCGGAAGTGTGCTTTTTCCTACTGAACCACCGCACGCACTCCGGCATCTACAACCTGGGTAGCGGCCAGGCCCGCACCTTCCTCGATTTGGCCCTGAATACCTTCCAGGCCCTGGGCCGCACGGCCGACATCCGGTTTAAAGACACGCCCGAGGATATCCGCGACAAGTACCAGTACTTCACCGAGGCCGACATGAGCAAGCTCAAAAGCATCGGCTACGAGCAGCCGTTTACCCGGCTGGAAGACGGCATTCAAGACTACGTGCAGAACTACCTGCTGCCCGGGCGGTACCTGTAGAGACACATATTTGCGTCTCACCGGCGGTGTCGGCTGCCCTGCATTATTCAACGATTGAGACGCAAGCATGCGTCTCTACAATTCGCCCTCCCCGCCCGTGACCCAACCTGCCTTTCCCGTCATTACCGTAGTGGGCGGCGGCTTTGCGGGCACGGCGCTGGTGCTGCAGCTGCGGCAGCAACCGGCGCTGGCGGGGGCCGAAATTCACCTCGTCGAGCCACGCGAAGTGCCGGGCCCCGGCCTGGCCTACACCGCCCGGCGGCCCGAATACCTGCTGAACGTGCGCCCCGGCGGCCTGAGCCTTTACCCCGACGCGCCCGGACATTTTGCCAACTGGCTGAACACCCAGCCTGAAAGTGCCAGCGGCGCGCCCGAATTTGCTCCACGTGCCACCTACGGCCGCTACCTGCATGAGGAACTGGCCGCCGCTTTGGCTACCGGTCAGTCTGGTTTGCGCTGGCACCGCACCACAGCCCTTACGGCTTCGCTCCTGCCCTCGGGCCAGCGCCATGTGCTGCTGGCCGACGGCACCCAACTCCGCAGCGACTACGTGGTGCTGGCCCTGGGCAACTTCCCGCCCCCGCCCCCGGCCGGGCCCGACCACCGCTACCTGCACCACCCCGGCTACCACGCCGACCCCTGGGCTACCGGCAACCTTCGCCGCATCGGGCCCGACGACTCGGTGCTGCTCATCGGCTCGGGCCTGACGGCGGTGGACGTGCTGCTGGCCCTGCACCACGACGGACACCGCGCCCCCGTAACGGTGGTGGCCCGCCACGGCCGCTGGCCTAGCGCCCACGGCCCGGCGGCGGCCGGCTATTCTAATTTTTACCCCGAGTTGGCCGCCGAAACCACTGTGGCGGGCGTACTGCGCGTTTTCAAGCGGCACCTGCGGGCTGCCGCGGTGCAGGGCATCGACTGGCGGCCCGTGCTCGATGCGTTGCGGCCGGATTTGGGCCGCATCTGGGCGGCGTGGCCGCTAGTGGAGCAGCGCCGTTTTCTGCGGCACCTGGCGGGGGTGTGGGCGGTGGCCCGGCACCGCAGCCCGCCGCAAAATGCGGTTGCTTTAGCCAATCTAACCGCTAATGGCCTGGTACAGCTGCGGGTGGGCTCGGTGCGTGAAATATTGCCCGACGGCGACTTGCTACACGTACGAATAGGCGCGCGAAAGGGCCCCGGCGAGTGGCACACGGCCCAGCACGTGGTATGCTGCGCCGGCCCCCTGCTCGACTACGGCCGCATTGCCGACCCGCTGGTGATGAGCCTGCGCGACAAGGGCCACCTGGCCGCCGACCCGCTCGGCCTGGGCATGCAGACGGACCCGCACGGCGCCCTGCGCGGAGCCGATGGCCGGGTTTCTACCACGCTGTTCACCCTCGGCCCCAGCCGGCGGCCGGCTTATTTTGAATCGACGGCCGTGCCGGAAATTCGGCAGCAAGCGGCCGACCTGGCGCGGGAACTGGCCCGGCGGGTGGAAGGGCGGTAATTCGTGCTTCATCCCGTGCTGACGTTGCGCGCTTTTGATTCAAGCCCAAACGAGCGCAACGAAAAAGCCGCCCCAGATGGAGCGGCTTCTTGAACTGTGGCGGGCAATGAGCTTACGCGGCCAGCGCGGGGTACATGGGCAGCACCGGCGCTTCGGTAGCAGGAAAAGCGGGGCGAATGTCGGCTAGGCGGACAGGCGCCGGGGTGGCTTCGGCGGCGTCGTGGTGGCGCAGGGCGCGCATCAACAGGTAGCGGTATTTCTCGGCGTCGGCCAGGGCTTGCTCGATGGCTTGCACGGCGTCAGCGTGGCTGACCACCGGCTGCAGTTCGCGGCGCGGGCGGCGGGCTTCAAACACATGACCTTTGAGGTATTCGGCGGCAGATTTCATCAGAATAACGGGCCGGCACTTGGTTATCTACGGCTTGCTGTATTAACCAATTAACCGCTTTTTTCATTCCTTAGCAGCCTCTTTCCAGCCATATTATCCTCCTTGCAAATCAATGTTTTACAACAATTTTTCAAGCCAAAATAACTAGCCAATTTTCAGCACGATTTTGCCGAATTGGGCGCCGACCTCCATGCGGCGCAGGGCGGCTTCGCCCTTGGCCAGCGGGAATACTTCGTCGACCACGGGCACAATACTTTTCTCCGTTACCAAAGCCAGCATCGCGTCGAAATCCTCCGGCGAGCCCATGGTGGAACCCAAGATGCTGAGCTGCTTCCAGAAGACTTTGGCGGGCGGCAGGTTGGGGATGTTGCCCAGCGTGCCGCCGTAGAACACGATGCGGCCACCCGGCGCGGCCGCGTCGAGCAGAGGCAGAAATGCCGCCCCGGCGGCGCTGTCGATGATGACGTCGAATGGCCCGCCGGCCTGCTGGATGAGGGTTTTCGCCCAGTTTTCGGCCTTGTAGTTGATGCCGCCTTTGATGCCCAATCCCTTGGCCCGGGCAATTTTCTCGTCCGAGCCGGACGTCACCCACACCTCGGCCCCGCGCGCGGCGCAAAACTGCGCGGCCAGCATCGCCACGCCGCCGCCAATGCCCGTCACCAGCACCCGCTCGCCGGCCTGCACCTGGGCGCGAACAAAGGCAGCGCGGTAGGCCGTGAGGCCGCCCAGCGGCAGCGCCGCGCCTTGCTCGAAGCCGAGATGGGCAGGCAGGGGCCGGACGTACTCGGCGGGCAGGGTGAGGTATTCGGCGAAGGTGCCGGGGTCGGGCATGCCCCGCACCACGAAGTCGCGGGCCTGTACGCGGGGATTGTGGCCCCAACGCAGGCCGGGGTAGAGCAGCACGCGGGCGCCCACGGTCGGAGCATCGCCGGGCACATCGGGGCCGTGGGCGGCTACCTCGCCGGCGCCGTCGGCCCCCAGGGTGCAGGGCAGCCGAATGCCGGCATACTGCCCGGACTGGATGAACACGTCGCGGTGGTTGAGGGCAGCGGCGTGGAGCTTGACCAGGATTTCGCCCGGGCCGGGCGCGGGCGCAGGAATGTCCCGCAGGATGGCGGGCTGGTGAATGGCGTCGAGTTGGAGGGCTTGCATGGGTGGGTTTGGTTTTTGTGGGGGCAATGGTTGTTGGAACGTGCTCAGGGTCTCACGAGTAAAAAAGCGGCCGGCAGCAACAACTTGGCGCTGGGTGAAATGATGCGCTGTGGTGCTTAGAATAGCCAAGGCCCTCACCTAACCTTCCACGCAAGATATCGTTCAGGGCAAGCACCGGGCCGATTACCGCCCGGCAATTTCCTTTCTAACCCATCCAATCCCATGGCCGAAACGCACACCCTCGAAGAAGTACTGAACACGCCGCAAAAGAAGCTGGCCTTCTTCCAGAACCTGGTTTTGGTGGCGGCGGCCGATGGCCAGCTGAGCTCGGAGGAAAGCGACTTTCTGCTGCAAATCGGCAACCGCCTAGGGCTGACGGCCGACGAGGTGATGCCCATTGCCGACAACCTCAGCGTGCTCAGCTTCATCATGCCCGCCGATGGCCTGCAGCGCACGCTGGAGCTGCAAACCCTGGTGCAAATGATGCTGCAGGACGGCCAGCTCGACGCCCGCG
Proteins encoded in this region:
- a CDS encoding FAD/NAD(P)-binding protein is translated as MTQPAFPVITVVGGGFAGTALVLQLRQQPALAGAEIHLVEPREVPGPGLAYTARRPEYLLNVRPGGLSLYPDAPGHFANWLNTQPESASGAPEFAPRATYGRYLHEELAAALATGQSGLRWHRTTALTASLLPSGQRHVLLADGTQLRSDYVVLALGNFPPPPPAGPDHRYLHHPGYHADPWATGNLRRIGPDDSVLLIGSGLTAVDVLLALHHDGHRAPVTVVARHGRWPSAHGPAAAGYSNFYPELAAETTVAGVLRVFKRHLRAAAVQGIDWRPVLDALRPDLGRIWAAWPLVEQRRFLRHLAGVWAVARHRSPPQNAVALANLTANGLVQLRVGSVREILPDGDLLHVRIGARKGPGEWHTAQHVVCCAGPLLDYGRIADPLVMSLRDKGHLAADPLGLGMQTDPHGALRGADGRVSTTLFTLGPSRRPAYFESTAVPEIRQQAADLARELARRVEGR
- a CDS encoding zinc-binding dehydrogenase → MQALQLDAIHQPAILRDIPAPAPGPGEILVKLHAAALNHRDVFIQSGQYAGIRLPCTLGADGAGEVAAHGPDVPGDAPTVGARVLLYPGLRWGHNPRVQARDFVVRGMPDPGTFAEYLTLPAEYVRPLPAHLGFEQGAALPLGGLTAYRAAFVRAQVQAGERVLVTGIGGGVAMLAAQFCAARGAEVWVTSGSDEKIARAKGLGIKGGINYKAENWAKTLIQQAGGPFDVIIDSAAGAAFLPLLDAAAPGGRIVFYGGTLGNIPNLPPAKVFWKQLSILGSTMGSPEDFDAMLALVTEKSIVPVVDEVFPLAKGEAALRRMEVGAQFGKIVLKIG
- the rfaD gene encoding ADP-glyceromanno-heptose 6-epimerase, which gives rise to MIVVTGAAGFIASCLVSRLNAANFNDIVVVDNFSIEKKLPNIEGKKLREYVDRETFFDWLDANHEQVEFIFHLGARTDTTEMDPAVFDLLNLNYSKQMWRACVQYNLPLVYASSAATYGDGTLGYTDTDEALFPLYRPLNPYGDSKNDFDNWALQQEEKPYFWAGLKFFNVYGPNEYHKGRMASVIFHAFHQIQQTGSMMLFKSHHPDYTDGGQMRDFVYVKDVAEVCFFLLNHRTHSGIYNLGSGQARTFLDLALNTFQALGRTADIRFKDTPEDIRDKYQYFTEADMSKLKSIGYEQPFTRLEDGIQDYVQNYLLPGRYL
- a CDS encoding ABC transporter substrate-binding protein, whose product is MRFLLLLLPLAWLASCQSDSKPAAPVAVHDGLGRALTLPAHPRRVLALAPSMTEMLYAVADTATIVARCPQDNFPVAVLSKPVVNNYPLDLERLVTLKPEVVFTVEGITSVDDAKRLQDLGIPVYYMRFRKVEDVFTGMEELGRLLGREAQGHRVADSLRQSMKILVNSPAHQPANPPKVLAITWQDPIYCYGQNTLFTDEIRLAGGQNAVTETFPQPYPALTREYILKLNPDVLLGGSFEKLDSTFFKNYPELKRINAYKTRRVFAITGNLMERPGPRVVESVRELQGLLRQPASTASAATR
- a CDS encoding TerB family tellurite resistance protein, with the protein product MAETHTLEEVLNTPQKKLAFFQNLVLVAAADGQLSSEESDFLLQIGNRLGLTADEVMPIADNLSVLSFIMPADGLQRTLELQTLVQMMLQDGQLDAREYGLCQEYATRIGYGKAILDDMVSQLAGGAPNPYPMPPTVS